A region from the Fundulus heteroclitus isolate FHET01 chromosome 22, MU-UCD_Fhet_4.1, whole genome shotgun sequence genome encodes:
- the washc2c gene encoding WASH complex subunit 2 isoform X5, translated as MSALPDGMANGPSRSEAFSKDAQVWERPWSLEEIRQHSANWSLAADSGLFLCLQDFSQRMLSKTHEIEKQLDSLIRDTKATDSRLHSVFNDFLMLSNTQFIENRVYDEEVEETLPKADAAEKQPEQEKTREQKEAELIPKMQEAVSYGLRVLESAFEHLDIKAGNSDSEDEEIPDRLEAILEPKDLYVDRPLPYLIGSRAFMEQDDVGLGDLSSDEMSVDSDRDSVVDSEDDQDEIHSDDDLSQEEHEARNNIQKKSSMVSFEEDDEEEEEDSDLFEKSDEDEDVAKNAGPSSFTDELAARIKGEPLARPEGDRASAEEDSDDMFKPPKMEDHYDDDDDDDFSPFGGKSGLFSGGKGLFDDDDEGDLFSDAPKPALEEKRVANKNVKSPTQTAESLKADKKIPAGAVSIFPGNSLFGSGQSSDSEERKLNGTKAAPKHTPTGLAGAGAGGLFDDDDDFFSAVQEKPKPKTPIDLFDDEDDEDGDIFGGKHNAATPAQSKREVEEEKDKPPEKKMPAGAISMFGPATKSLLSEGLKKRQQSTSEDSEKSEEVAPAADVGKALAKPTEKPLSTSLFSDDEEPQLFPGITKSQSKPEPTHMGKTNKSALSLFDDEEEEDLFASAAKSKGKPSQAKVSVPQPTKASPSSLFSDDEDQWIYSKSSSSKADTQTGGIKTSASAPSNLPNTKITQNSSLFNDKGDGDDDDDLFAQTKTSSQKKTQRVALLFEDDGDDEGKESLFDDKPAFPTNNAAPSKTPVASPQSPLKSEEVLVFESPAKDKPQVQPKPAEKKPDPLPTLPSQESAEIRKNPAGAVSLFGGIDVLSSKQQTKGPLDDDDDQDDIFLSKGSPPPMFNAEKKKEEKGKTKTVSLFDEDEEDESDWNNPIFTASKPTTAGKTAKPTEEQQQKKSTGVFQDEELLFSQTQQKDNDPDVDLFAAATKTESSKVSSVKTVAPNLFSDDDEDDIFGSVKAAAPPPKVAKKPSKPLEKAPLASPDPVSEIQKPATSPVKPKDSSSRIGKLQASLMINPAALLPGAVSSMSGTLSSSSGVSSSSLSPSPASTPIGGHEESRGGVSFDTPVQVSTLQSAHKDRAKGSALRRPQSRAARQQAAKKSMGDTDQSQGDVFGQNLSVSSLVLPPSKKPSLSPITATPPDSSEVSSSPMLLPPQPSSSSHSSSRPSELSLPVSTNAGTRDSSKDGSSAKTQPPLEEDDIFGSDSLFGPKTVANKPSPRGTTKPSDQQASSGAGLKDKDPSTLPSIFDDHTDDLFRDVKSQSATKKAKALPFMEDDDEDLFGLNSSATAASKTNKDIKNGSSFSKQAIFQDEVATVPKVDKKLKEKSVDAALFDSVDIFADLTDTFKPRQKSKLKGETKSIFDDDMDDIFTTSTAKPVQKAPDKSKKTPPAKETSTAPETSNIFDDPLNALGGN; from the exons ATGAGTGCTTTGCCAGATGGAATGGCGAATGGCCCAAGCAGGAGTGAGGCTTTTAGCAAAGATGCACAGGTTTGGGAGAGACCGTGGAGTCTGGAGGAGATACGACAGCACAGTGCCAACTGGTCCTTAGCGGCTGACTCAGGG CTCTTCCTCTGCCTGCAAGACTTCTCTCAGAGAATGTTGTCGAAGACACATGAGATCGAAAAGCAGTTGGACAGCCTCATCCGGGACACCAAGGCCACGGACAGCCGCCTGCACTCTGTCTTCAATGACTTTCTAATGCTTTCTAACACGCAATTTATAGAAAAT AGAGTTTATGACGAGGAAGTGGAGGAGACCCTCCCCAAAGCCGatgctgcagagaagcagccagagCAG GAGAAGACTCGAGAGCAGAAAGAGGCAGAGTTGATCCCCAAGATGCAGGAAGCTGTGAGCTACGGTCTGAGAGTGCTGGAGTCAGCCTTTGAGCATCTGGACATCAAAGCAGGGAACTCTGACTCCGAGGACGAGGAAATCCCGGACAGACTAGAGGCCATCCTGGAACCCAAG GATCTCTATGTGGACAGGCCGCTTCCGTATCTGATTGGCTCGAGAGCCTTCATGGAGCAAGACGACGTAGGACTTGGTGACCTGTCGAGCGATG AAATGTCAGTTGACAGCGACAGGGACAGCGTCGTCGACAGTGAAGACGACCAAGACGAAATT CATTCCGACGATGACCTTTCCCAGGAAGAGCATGAAGCTCGCAATAATATCCAAAAG AAGTCGTCAATGGTTAGTTTTGAAGAGGACgacgaagaggaggaagaggattcagatttatttgaaaaatctgACGAAGATGAAGATGTTGCAAAG AACGCAGGTCCTTCGTCATTCACTGATGAGTTAGCCGCCCGAATCAAAGGGGAGCCACTTGCCCGGCCTGAGGGAGATCGTGCCT CTGCTGAGGAGGACAGCGACGATATGTTTAAGCCTCCCAAGATGGAGGATCATTATGATGACGATGACGACGACGACTTCTCCCCATTTGGAGGAAAGAGTGGCCTCTTCAGCGGAGGAAAGGGCCTCTTTGACGACGACGACGAG GGGGATCTTTTCTCTGACGCACCAAAACCTGCCTTGGAGGAGAAAAGGGTAGCGAATAAAAACGTGAAAAGCCCAACTCAGACTGcag AATCACTCAAAGCTGATAAAAAGATTCCAGCGGGTGCGGTATCAATATTTCCAG GTAACAGCCTGTTTGGTTCTGGACAAAGCTCCGACTCAGAGGAGAGAAAATTGAACGGGACCAAAGCAGCTCCCAAACACACGCCCACAGGACTCGCTGGCGCTGGAGCCGGGGGGCTGTTTGATGATGACGACGATTTCTTTAGCG ccGTACAGGAGAAGCCGAAACCTAAAACTCCAATCGACCTTTTTGACGATGAAGACGATGAGGATGGTGACATATTCGGTGGCAAGCACAACGCGGCGACTCCAGCTCAAAGCAAGCGGGAGGTCGAGGAGGAGAAAGACAAGCCTCCGGAGAAAAAG ATGCCAGCGGGGGCCATCTCCATGTTCGGCCCCGCAACGAAAAGCCTGCTCAGCGAGGGCTTGAAAAAGCGGCAGCAGTCTACCAGCGAGGACTCTGAGAAATCCGAAGAG GTtgctcctgctgctgatgtTGGAAAAGCTCTAGCCAAGCCGACTGAAAAACCTCTCAGCACGAGCCTGTTCTCTGATGATGAAGAGCCTCAG CTATTTCCAGGTATCACTAAGAGCCAATCTAAGCCAGAACCTACACACATGGGCAAAACCAACAAGTCCGCCCTGTCATTGTTTGATGATGAGGAAGAAGAG GATCTGTTTGCATCTGCAGCCAAATCTAAAGGCAAACCTTCTCAAGCTAAAGTCTCTGTACCACAGCCCACCAAAGCCAGTCCCAGCTCCCTCTTCAGTGATGACGAG GATCAGTGGATATATTCAAAAAGTAGCTCCTCAAAGGCAGACACTCAAACAGGAGGAATAAAAACCAGCGCCAGTGCCCCATCCAATCTCCCAAATACTAAAATAACTCAGAATAGCAGTCTGTTTAACGACAAGGGTGATGGTGATGACGACGACGACCTGTTTGCCCAGACAAAGACGTCAAG CCAGAAGAAGACCCAGAGGGTTGCTTTGCTGTTtgaagatgacggagatgatgAAGGAAAAGAGTCTCTGTTTGACGATAAACCTGCATTTCCCACAAACAATGCAGCTCCATCTAAA acgcCAGTTGCCTCTCCGCAGTCCCCCTTAaagtcagaggaggttctggtttTTGAGAGCCCTGCAAAGGACAAACCACAAGTGCAGCCGAAACCAGCTGAGAAGAAACCCGATCCGCTGCCGACTTTGCCATCACAGGAGAGCGCCGAGATCAGGAAGAACCCCGCCGGAGCAGTGAGTCTGTTCGGTGGCATCGACGTTCTCAGCAGCAAGCAGCAGACCAAGGGCCCTCTGGACGACGACGACGACCAGGATGACATCTTCCTCTCTAAAGGCAGCCCACCGCCAATGTTTAACGCTGAGAAAAAGAAGGAAGAGAAgggcaaaacaaaaactgtcagCCTATTTGATGAGGATGAAGAAGACGAATCCGACTGGAACAATCCAATATTCACGGCCAGTAAGCCCACCACGGCAGGAAAGACGGCAAAG CCCacagaggaacagcagcagaaaaagagCACTGGGGTGTTCCAGGACGAAGAGCTGCTGTTCAGTCAGACGCAGCAGAAGGACAACGACCCCGACGTTGATCTCTTTGCAGCCGCCACAAAAACTGAG AGCTCTAAGGTCAGTTCGGTGAAGACAGTAGCACCAAatctgttttcagatgatgacGAAGATGACATTTTCGGCTCTGTCAaggcagcagctccacctccG aaagTAGCAAAGAAACCAAGCAAACCTCTTGAAAAAGCACCACTTGCAAGCCCAGATCCTGTTTCAGAGATTCAG AAACCAGCAACAAGCCCTGTAAAACCTAAAGATTCCTCATCAAGGATTGGGAAACTTCaa GCCAGTCTGATGATCAATCCTGCTGCTTTGCTCCCTGGTGCTGTTTCCAGCATGTCAGGGACTCTCAGCTCTTCCTCCGGGGTATCCAGCTCCAGCCTGAGCCCCAGCCCTGCTTCAACACCCATAGGAGGACATGAGGAGAGTCGAGGCGGGGTCAGCTTTGATACGCCGGTCCAGGTCTCAACTCTGCAGAGTGCACACAAG GACCGTGCCAAAGGCTCAGCTCTTCGCAGACCCCAGTCCAGAGCGGCGAGGCAGCAGGCGGCCAAAAAGTCGATGGGGGACACGGATCAGAGCCAAGGGGATGTTTTTGGGCAAAATCTCAGCGTTTCCAGTTTGGTGCTACCCCCATCGAAAAAGCCCAGCCTCTCCCCCATTACCGCCACTCCACCTGACTCATCTGAAGTTTCAAGCTCACCAATGCTCTTGCCTCCACAGCCTTCTTCTTCCTCTCATAGCTCCTCCAGACCCTCTGAGCTGTCATTGCCAGTATCGACAAATGCAGGCACGAGAGACTCCAGTAAGGACGGCAGCAGTGCGAAGACCCAACCACCATTAGAGGAAGATGACATCTTTGGCTCGGACAGCCTCTTCGGGCCTAAAACAGTCGCTAACAAGCCCTCCCCAAGAGGTACCACCAAGCCCAGTGATCAACAGGCCAGTAGCGGGGCAGGACTGAAGGACAAAGATCCCAGCACCCTCCCATCCATTTTTGATGACCACACCGATGACTTGTTCCGAGATGTTAAGTCGCAATCGGCGACGAAGAAAGCTAAGGCCTTGCCCTTTATGGAAGACGATGACGAGGACCTATTTGGGCTCAACAGCAGTGCCACCGCCGCATCCAAAACTAATAAGGACATCAAGAATGGCAGTAGTTTTTCAAAACAGGCCATTTTCCAG GACGAAGTCGCCACCGTGCCTAAAGTTGACAAGAAGCTGAAGGAGAAAAGCGTCGATGCTGCCTTGTTTGACAGTGTGGACATTTTTGCTGACCTGACAGACACTTTTAAACCAAGACAGAAGTCCAAGTTAAAGGGAGAGACCAAGTCGATATTTGATGACGACATGG atgacataTTTACAACAAGCACAGCAAAGCCAGTGCAGAAGGCTCCAGATAAATCAAAGAAAACTCCACCAGCCAAGGAGACCAGTACTGCACCGGAGACCAGCAACATATTTGATGACCCTCTTAATGCTCTGGGTGGGAACTAA
- the washc2c gene encoding WASH complex subunit 2 isoform X4, whose amino-acid sequence MSALPDGMANGPSRSEAFSKDAQVWERPWSLEEIRQHSANWSLAADSGLFLCLQDFSQRMLSKTHEIEKQLDSLIRDTKATDSRLHSVFNDFLMLSNTQFIENRVYDEEVEETLPKADAAEKQPEQEKTREQKEAELIPKMQEAVSYGLRVLESAFEHLDIKAGNSDSEDEEIPDRLEAILEPKDLYVDRPLPYLIGSRAFMEQDDVGLGDLSSDEMSVDSDRDSVVDSEDDQDEIHSDDDLSQEEHEARNNIQKKSSMVSFEEDDEEEEEDSDLFEKSDEDEDVAKNAGPSSFTDELAARIKGEPLARPEGDRASLASKKKTKSRKEPKPTKPEAAEEDSDDMFKPPKMEDHYDDDDDDDFSPFGGKSGLFSGGKGLFDDDDEGDLFSDAPKPALEEKRVANKNVKSPTQTAESLKADKKIPAGAVSIFPGNSLFGSGQSSDSEERKLNGTKAAPKHTPTGLAGAGAGGLFDDDDDFFSAVQEKPKPKTPIDLFDDEDDEDGDIFGGKHNAATPAQSKREVEEEKDKPPEKKMPAGAISMFGPATKSLLSEGLKKRQQSTSEDSEKSEEVAPAADVGKALAKPTEKPLSTSLFSDDEEPQLFPGITKSQSKPEPTHMGKTNKSALSLFDDEEEEDLFASAAKSKGKPSQAKVSVPQPTKASPSSLFSDDEDQWIYSKSSSSKADTQTGGIKTSASAPSNLPNTKITQNSSLFNDKGDGDDDDDLFAQTKTSSQKKTQRVALLFEDDGDDEGKESLFDDKPAFPTNNAAPSKTPVASPQSPLKSEEVLVFESPAKDKPQVQPKPAEKKPDPLPTLPSQESAEIRKNPAGAVSLFGGIDVLSSKQQTKGPLDDDDDQDDIFLSKGSPPPMFNAEKKKEEKGKTKTVSLFDEDEEDESDWNNPIFTASKPTTAGKTAKPTEEQQQKKSTGVFQDEELLFSQTQQKDNDPDVDLFAAATKTESSKVSSVKTVAPNLFSDDDEDDIFGSVKAAAPPPKVAKKPSKPLEKAPLASPDPVSEIQASLMINPAALLPGAVSSMSGTLSSSSGVSSSSLSPSPASTPIGGHEESRGGVSFDTPVQVSTLQSAHKDRAKGSALRRPQSRAARQQAAKKSMGDTDQSQGDVFGQNLSVSSLVLPPSKKPSLSPITATPPDSSEVSSSPMLLPPQPSSSSHSSSRPSELSLPVSTNAGTRDSSKDGSSAKTQPPLEEDDIFGSDSLFGPKTVANKPSPRGTTKPSDQQASSGAGLKDKDPSTLPSIFDDHTDDLFRDVKSQSATKKAKALPFMEDDDEDLFGLNSSATAASKTNKDIKNGSSFSKQAIFQDEVATVPKVDKKLKEKSVDAALFDSVDIFADLTDTFKPRQKSKLKGETKSIFDDDMDDIFTTSTAKPVQKAPDKSKKTPPAKETSTAPETSNIFDDPLNALGGN is encoded by the exons ATGAGTGCTTTGCCAGATGGAATGGCGAATGGCCCAAGCAGGAGTGAGGCTTTTAGCAAAGATGCACAGGTTTGGGAGAGACCGTGGAGTCTGGAGGAGATACGACAGCACAGTGCCAACTGGTCCTTAGCGGCTGACTCAGGG CTCTTCCTCTGCCTGCAAGACTTCTCTCAGAGAATGTTGTCGAAGACACATGAGATCGAAAAGCAGTTGGACAGCCTCATCCGGGACACCAAGGCCACGGACAGCCGCCTGCACTCTGTCTTCAATGACTTTCTAATGCTTTCTAACACGCAATTTATAGAAAAT AGAGTTTATGACGAGGAAGTGGAGGAGACCCTCCCCAAAGCCGatgctgcagagaagcagccagagCAG GAGAAGACTCGAGAGCAGAAAGAGGCAGAGTTGATCCCCAAGATGCAGGAAGCTGTGAGCTACGGTCTGAGAGTGCTGGAGTCAGCCTTTGAGCATCTGGACATCAAAGCAGGGAACTCTGACTCCGAGGACGAGGAAATCCCGGACAGACTAGAGGCCATCCTGGAACCCAAG GATCTCTATGTGGACAGGCCGCTTCCGTATCTGATTGGCTCGAGAGCCTTCATGGAGCAAGACGACGTAGGACTTGGTGACCTGTCGAGCGATG AAATGTCAGTTGACAGCGACAGGGACAGCGTCGTCGACAGTGAAGACGACCAAGACGAAATT CATTCCGACGATGACCTTTCCCAGGAAGAGCATGAAGCTCGCAATAATATCCAAAAG AAGTCGTCAATGGTTAGTTTTGAAGAGGACgacgaagaggaggaagaggattcagatttatttgaaaaatctgACGAAGATGAAGATGTTGCAAAG AACGCAGGTCCTTCGTCATTCACTGATGAGTTAGCCGCCCGAATCAAAGGGGAGCCACTTGCCCGGCCTGAGGGAGATCGTGCCT CGTTGGCATCTAAGAAGAAGACTAAAAGCAGAAAAGAACCAAAACCTACAAAGCCAGAGG CTGCTGAGGAGGACAGCGACGATATGTTTAAGCCTCCCAAGATGGAGGATCATTATGATGACGATGACGACGACGACTTCTCCCCATTTGGAGGAAAGAGTGGCCTCTTCAGCGGAGGAAAGGGCCTCTTTGACGACGACGACGAG GGGGATCTTTTCTCTGACGCACCAAAACCTGCCTTGGAGGAGAAAAGGGTAGCGAATAAAAACGTGAAAAGCCCAACTCAGACTGcag AATCACTCAAAGCTGATAAAAAGATTCCAGCGGGTGCGGTATCAATATTTCCAG GTAACAGCCTGTTTGGTTCTGGACAAAGCTCCGACTCAGAGGAGAGAAAATTGAACGGGACCAAAGCAGCTCCCAAACACACGCCCACAGGACTCGCTGGCGCTGGAGCCGGGGGGCTGTTTGATGATGACGACGATTTCTTTAGCG ccGTACAGGAGAAGCCGAAACCTAAAACTCCAATCGACCTTTTTGACGATGAAGACGATGAGGATGGTGACATATTCGGTGGCAAGCACAACGCGGCGACTCCAGCTCAAAGCAAGCGGGAGGTCGAGGAGGAGAAAGACAAGCCTCCGGAGAAAAAG ATGCCAGCGGGGGCCATCTCCATGTTCGGCCCCGCAACGAAAAGCCTGCTCAGCGAGGGCTTGAAAAAGCGGCAGCAGTCTACCAGCGAGGACTCTGAGAAATCCGAAGAG GTtgctcctgctgctgatgtTGGAAAAGCTCTAGCCAAGCCGACTGAAAAACCTCTCAGCACGAGCCTGTTCTCTGATGATGAAGAGCCTCAG CTATTTCCAGGTATCACTAAGAGCCAATCTAAGCCAGAACCTACACACATGGGCAAAACCAACAAGTCCGCCCTGTCATTGTTTGATGATGAGGAAGAAGAG GATCTGTTTGCATCTGCAGCCAAATCTAAAGGCAAACCTTCTCAAGCTAAAGTCTCTGTACCACAGCCCACCAAAGCCAGTCCCAGCTCCCTCTTCAGTGATGACGAG GATCAGTGGATATATTCAAAAAGTAGCTCCTCAAAGGCAGACACTCAAACAGGAGGAATAAAAACCAGCGCCAGTGCCCCATCCAATCTCCCAAATACTAAAATAACTCAGAATAGCAGTCTGTTTAACGACAAGGGTGATGGTGATGACGACGACGACCTGTTTGCCCAGACAAAGACGTCAAG CCAGAAGAAGACCCAGAGGGTTGCTTTGCTGTTtgaagatgacggagatgatgAAGGAAAAGAGTCTCTGTTTGACGATAAACCTGCATTTCCCACAAACAATGCAGCTCCATCTAAA acgcCAGTTGCCTCTCCGCAGTCCCCCTTAaagtcagaggaggttctggtttTTGAGAGCCCTGCAAAGGACAAACCACAAGTGCAGCCGAAACCAGCTGAGAAGAAACCCGATCCGCTGCCGACTTTGCCATCACAGGAGAGCGCCGAGATCAGGAAGAACCCCGCCGGAGCAGTGAGTCTGTTCGGTGGCATCGACGTTCTCAGCAGCAAGCAGCAGACCAAGGGCCCTCTGGACGACGACGACGACCAGGATGACATCTTCCTCTCTAAAGGCAGCCCACCGCCAATGTTTAACGCTGAGAAAAAGAAGGAAGAGAAgggcaaaacaaaaactgtcagCCTATTTGATGAGGATGAAGAAGACGAATCCGACTGGAACAATCCAATATTCACGGCCAGTAAGCCCACCACGGCAGGAAAGACGGCAAAG CCCacagaggaacagcagcagaaaaagagCACTGGGGTGTTCCAGGACGAAGAGCTGCTGTTCAGTCAGACGCAGCAGAAGGACAACGACCCCGACGTTGATCTCTTTGCAGCCGCCACAAAAACTGAG AGCTCTAAGGTCAGTTCGGTGAAGACAGTAGCACCAAatctgttttcagatgatgacGAAGATGACATTTTCGGCTCTGTCAaggcagcagctccacctccG aaagTAGCAAAGAAACCAAGCAAACCTCTTGAAAAAGCACCACTTGCAAGCCCAGATCCTGTTTCAGAGATTCAG GCCAGTCTGATGATCAATCCTGCTGCTTTGCTCCCTGGTGCTGTTTCCAGCATGTCAGGGACTCTCAGCTCTTCCTCCGGGGTATCCAGCTCCAGCCTGAGCCCCAGCCCTGCTTCAACACCCATAGGAGGACATGAGGAGAGTCGAGGCGGGGTCAGCTTTGATACGCCGGTCCAGGTCTCAACTCTGCAGAGTGCACACAAG GACCGTGCCAAAGGCTCAGCTCTTCGCAGACCCCAGTCCAGAGCGGCGAGGCAGCAGGCGGCCAAAAAGTCGATGGGGGACACGGATCAGAGCCAAGGGGATGTTTTTGGGCAAAATCTCAGCGTTTCCAGTTTGGTGCTACCCCCATCGAAAAAGCCCAGCCTCTCCCCCATTACCGCCACTCCACCTGACTCATCTGAAGTTTCAAGCTCACCAATGCTCTTGCCTCCACAGCCTTCTTCTTCCTCTCATAGCTCCTCCAGACCCTCTGAGCTGTCATTGCCAGTATCGACAAATGCAGGCACGAGAGACTCCAGTAAGGACGGCAGCAGTGCGAAGACCCAACCACCATTAGAGGAAGATGACATCTTTGGCTCGGACAGCCTCTTCGGGCCTAAAACAGTCGCTAACAAGCCCTCCCCAAGAGGTACCACCAAGCCCAGTGATCAACAGGCCAGTAGCGGGGCAGGACTGAAGGACAAAGATCCCAGCACCCTCCCATCCATTTTTGATGACCACACCGATGACTTGTTCCGAGATGTTAAGTCGCAATCGGCGACGAAGAAAGCTAAGGCCTTGCCCTTTATGGAAGACGATGACGAGGACCTATTTGGGCTCAACAGCAGTGCCACCGCCGCATCCAAAACTAATAAGGACATCAAGAATGGCAGTAGTTTTTCAAAACAGGCCATTTTCCAG GACGAAGTCGCCACCGTGCCTAAAGTTGACAAGAAGCTGAAGGAGAAAAGCGTCGATGCTGCCTTGTTTGACAGTGTGGACATTTTTGCTGACCTGACAGACACTTTTAAACCAAGACAGAAGTCCAAGTTAAAGGGAGAGACCAAGTCGATATTTGATGACGACATGG atgacataTTTACAACAAGCACAGCAAAGCCAGTGCAGAAGGCTCCAGATAAATCAAAGAAAACTCCACCAGCCAAGGAGACCAGTACTGCACCGGAGACCAGCAACATATTTGATGACCCTCTTAATGCTCTGGGTGGGAACTAA